One window of the uncultured Treponema sp. genome contains the following:
- a CDS encoding DMT family transporter, with translation MEKRELSIIFGAGLVLTAAIWGFAFVVVKDSLDFVGPTWMVAIRFTIAAVCFGLIFIKRFQHLNKDIFFHGCFLGLLLFLGYLTQTIGCNFTTAGKNAFLTTFYVILVPLIGWPVFKKKPGWYVWVAAAVALTGIGLLALDGDGAWYIMNRGDVLTLICGIFFALHIIAGSFFVKKEDVILLTFFQFAASGVLGFLTAPFLDGNFDISLIKNSTVVVSMLYLGIFSSMVCFVLQNVGLRYVPSALASLFLSLESVFGVLCSCIFLGERLTLKMFVGCALIFCAIVLAEVIPNLKQDKK, from the coding sequence ATGGAAAAACGTGAACTTTCTATTATTTTTGGAGCGGGACTGGTTCTTACTGCCGCAATCTGGGGATTTGCTTTTGTTGTTGTAAAAGACAGCTTGGATTTCGTCGGACCCACTTGGATGGTTGCAATCCGCTTTACAATTGCCGCTGTCTGCTTTGGCTTGATTTTTATAAAACGATTTCAGCATTTAAATAAAGACATTTTTTTTCACGGATGCTTTTTGGGACTTCTTCTGTTTTTGGGCTATCTTACTCAGACGATTGGCTGTAATTTTACAACTGCCGGAAAAAACGCATTCCTTACAACTTTCTATGTGATTCTTGTTCCGCTTATTGGCTGGCCTGTGTTCAAGAAAAAGCCGGGCTGGTATGTCTGGGTTGCGGCGGCTGTGGCTCTTACAGGAATCGGTTTGCTTGCCCTTGACGGAGACGGAGCCTGGTACATTATGAACCGCGGAGATGTTCTTACTTTAATCTGCGGAATTTTCTTTGCGCTTCACATAATAGCAGGCTCGTTTTTTGTAAAGAAAGAAGATGTGATTCTGCTTACATTTTTTCAGTTTGCGGCGAGCGGAGTTCTTGGATTTTTAACTGCGCCTTTTTTAGACGGAAACTTTGATATTTCACTGATAAAAAATTCAACCGTTGTTGTTTCAATGCTTTACCTTGGAATTTTCAGTTCAATGGTTTGCTTCGTGCTTCAAAATGTCGGACTCAGATATGTGCCTTCCGCGCTGGCTTCTCTCTTCCTTTCGTTGGAAAGTGTTTTTGGAGTTCTTTGCAGCTGCATTTTCCTTGGTGAACGCCTTACGTTAAAAATGTTCGTCGGCTGCGCCTTGATTTTCTGTGCAATAGTTTTAGCGGAAGTGATTCCGAATTTGAAGCAAGACAAAAAATAG
- a CDS encoding glycogen/starch/alpha-glucan phosphorylase, with the protein MTFDAEQFKENLTARLRRQYGKDITQANKHDLFDAVSASALEIIMPNWMNTRKEYEAKPTKQLYYLSAEFLMGRALGNNLINSGIMDHVKDVLKDMNISYDFIEDEEPDAGLGNGGLGRLAACFLDSLATLEYPGHGYGIRYEYGMFEQHIINGEQVEFPDNWLKHRDPWEVKRSDLAVTVKFGGQIKYGKTPDGQDRFYLENAEEITATPYDMPIVAYGSNTVNTLRLWQASSPNGFDLQLFNDMQYHRAVERQNDAENISRVLYPNDNGPMGKELRLRQQYFFTSASLQDLVHHFVNTYGADFSKFPDYHVIQLNDTHPVVAIPELMRILIDEYNVGWDDAWSVVQKTFAYTNHTILSEALEKWTIEVFQKLLPRIYQIVEEINRRFVIELRQQFPNDYEKQNHMAIIHDGKVYMAWLAIHAGFSVNGVAALHTKILKEQELKDWYKIYPEKFNNKTNGVTQRRWLLLANPELSEFITKRIGHGWEKELSLLKGLEKYVDDDASLEELITIKRHNKEKLAEYLKHSQNEFLDPESIFDTQVKRLHEYKRQLLNVFHIMYLYNKIVEDPSYNPPARTFIFGAKAASGYRRAKAIIKLINTVAERVNNDRRVRGKLRVVFVENYRVSVAEKIIPASDVSEQISTAGFEASGTSNMKFMMNGALTIGTLDGANIEIVEEAGDDNAFIFGLKADEIVKMKQEHSYNPTKYLDRNPALAKVVNQLVDGTYDPSGLLFKELHDSIVYGVEGQQPDVYFILADFDSYVKAHEKLAAEYADKKAWAKKALINIANSGKFSSDRTIEDYVKDIWHLKKVVVK; encoded by the coding sequence ATGACTTTTGATGCAGAGCAGTTTAAGGAAAATCTCACAGCCCGTCTGCGCCGCCAGTATGGAAAAGACATCACACAGGCAAATAAGCACGACTTGTTTGATGCAGTAAGCGCAAGTGCGCTTGAAATCATCATGCCAAACTGGATGAATACCCGTAAAGAGTATGAGGCTAAGCCTACAAAACAGCTTTACTATTTGAGCGCAGAATTTTTGATGGGACGCGCGCTGGGAAACAACCTGATTAATTCTGGCATTATGGATCATGTAAAAGATGTTCTTAAAGACATGAACATCAGCTATGATTTTATTGAAGATGAAGAGCCTGACGCTGGTCTTGGAAACGGCGGTCTTGGTCGTCTTGCGGCTTGCTTCCTTGATTCACTTGCAACTCTTGAATATCCGGGACACGGCTACGGAATCCGCTATGAATACGGAATGTTCGAGCAGCATATTATCAACGGCGAGCAGGTTGAATTTCCTGACAACTGGCTTAAGCATCGCGATCCTTGGGAAGTAAAAAGAAGCGACCTTGCAGTAACTGTAAAATTCGGCGGACAGATTAAATATGGAAAAACTCCTGACGGACAGGACAGGTTCTATCTTGAAAATGCAGAGGAAATTACAGCAACTCCTTACGATATGCCGATTGTTGCTTACGGTTCAAACACAGTAAACACATTGCGCTTGTGGCAGGCTTCAAGTCCTAATGGATTCGACCTTCAGCTTTTTAACGATATGCAGTATCACCGCGCAGTTGAACGCCAGAACGATGCCGAGAATATCAGCCGTGTTCTTTATCCGAATGACAACGGCCCGATGGGAAAAGAGCTTCGTTTGCGCCAGCAGTACTTCTTTACTTCCGCATCTCTTCAGGATTTGGTTCATCACTTTGTAAATACTTACGGAGCTGATTTCTCAAAGTTCCCGGATTATCATGTTATTCAGCTTAACGATACTCACCCGGTTGTTGCAATTCCTGAACTTATGAGAATTCTCATTGATGAATACAATGTTGGCTGGGACGATGCTTGGAGCGTTGTTCAGAAAACTTTTGCTTACACAAACCATACAATTCTTTCTGAAGCTTTGGAAAAATGGACAATCGAAGTTTTCCAGAAACTTCTTCCGCGTATTTATCAGATTGTTGAAGAAATCAACCGCCGCTTTGTAATTGAGCTTCGCCAGCAGTTCCCTAACGACTATGAAAAGCAGAACCACATGGCAATTATCCATGACGGAAAAGTTTACATGGCATGGCTTGCAATCCACGCAGGTTTCAGTGTAAACGGTGTTGCTGCCCTTCATACAAAAATTCTTAAGGAGCAGGAACTTAAGGACTGGTATAAAATTTATCCAGAAAAGTTCAACAACAAGACAAACGGTGTTACACAGAGAAGATGGCTTTTGCTCGCAAACCCTGAGCTTTCAGAATTTATCACAAAGAGAATCGGACACGGCTGGGAAAAAGAGCTTTCGCTTCTTAAAGGCCTTGAAAAATATGTTGATGACGACGCTTCTTTGGAAGAGCTTATTACAATCAAACGCCACAACAAGGAAAAACTTGCTGAATATTTGAAGCACAGCCAGAATGAATTCCTTGACCCGGAAAGCATTTTCGACACACAGGTAAAGCGTCTGCATGAATACAAGAGACAGCTTTTGAACGTGTTCCACATCATGTATCTTTACAACAAGATTGTTGAAGATCCAAGCTACAATCCTCCTGCACGCACATTTATCTTTGGCGCAAAGGCAGCTTCTGGTTACCGCCGCGCAAAGGCAATCATCAAGCTTATCAACACTGTTGCAGAAAGAGTCAACAATGACCGCCGTGTTCGTGGCAAGCTTCGTGTTGTGTTTGTTGAAAATTACCGCGTTTCAGTTGCAGAAAAAATCATTCCGGCTTCTGATGTTTCCGAGCAGATTTCAACAGCGGGCTTTGAGGCTTCTGGAACTTCAAACATGAAGTTTATGATGAACGGCGCGCTCACAATCGGTACTTTGGACGGCGCAAATATTGAAATCGTTGAAGAGGCTGGAGACGACAACGCATTTATCTTCGGTCTTAAGGCGGATGAAATTGTCAAGATGAAGCAGGAGCATTCTTACAATCCTACAAAATATCTTGACAGAAATCCGGCTCTTGCAAAAGTTGTAAATCAGCTTGTTGACGGAACTTACGATCCAAGCGGACTTTTGTTCAAGGAGCTTCACGATTCGATTGTTTACGGTGTTGAAGGACAGCAGCCTGACGTTTACTTTATTCTTGCTGACTTTGATTCTTATGTTAAGGCTCACGAAAAACTTGCCGCTGAATATGCTGACAAAAAAGCCTGGGCAAAAAAAGCTTTAATCAACATTGCAAACAGCGGAAAATTCTCAAGCGACCGCACAATTGAAGACTACGTAAAAGACATCTGGCACTTGAAGAAAGTTGTTGTAAAATAA